A part of Capsicum annuum cultivar UCD-10X-F1 chromosome 6, UCD10Xv1.1, whole genome shotgun sequence genomic DNA contains:
- the LOC107875407 gene encoding trans-cinnamate 4-monooxygenase-like, translating to MDLLLLEKTLIGLFFAILVAIIVSKLRSKRFKLPPGPIPVPVFGNWLQVGDDLNHRNLTDYAKKFGDIFLLRMGQRNLVVVSSPESAKEVLHTQGVEFGSRTRNVVFDIFTGKGQDMVFTVYGEHWRKMRRIMTVPFFTNKVVQQYRGGWESEVASVVEDVKKNPESATNGIVLRKRLQLMMYNNMFRIMFDRRFESEDDPLFVKLRALNGERSRLAQSFEYNYGDFIPILRPFLRGYLKICKEVKEKRLQLFKDYFVDERKKLANTKSMDSNALKCAIDHILDAQQKGEINEDNVLYIVENINVAAIETTLWSIEWGIAELVNHPHIQQKLREEIDAVLGPGVQVTEPDTQKLPYLQAVIKETLRLRMAIPLLVPHMNLHDAKLAGYDIPAESKILVNAWWLANNPAHWKKPEEFRPERFLEEEKHVDANGNDFRFLPFGVGRRSCPGIILALPILGITLGRLVQNFELLPPPGQSKLDTTEKGGQFSLHILKHSTIVMKPRSF from the exons ATGGATCTTCTCTTACTAGAGAAGACCTTAATAGGCCTTTTCTTTGCCATTTTAGTAGCTATTATTGTGTCTAAATTGCGGAGCAAGCGTTTTAAGCTGCCCCCAGGTCCAATTCCAGTCCCAGTTTTTGGTAACTGGCTGCAAGTTGGCGACGATTTGAATCATCGTAACCTCACTGATTACGCGAAGAAGTTTGGTGACATTTTCTTGCTTAGAATGGGGCAAAGAAACTTGGTCGTTGTGTCGTCCCCTGAATCAGCTAAAGAAGTTTTGCACACCCAAGGGGTTGAATTTGGATCAAGAACGAGAAATGTAGTCTTTGATATCTTCACTGGAAAGGGTCAAGATATGGTTTTTACTGTATACGGTGAGCATTGGAGGAAGATGAGGAGGATTATGACTGTACCCTTTTTCACTAATAAAGTGGTTCAGCAATACAGAGGGGGTTGGGAGTCTGAGGTGGCTAGTGTTGTTGAGGATGTGAAGAAGAATCCTGAATCTGCTACGAATGGGATTGTTTTGAGGAAGAGATTGCAACTCATGATGTATAATAATATGTTCAGGATTATGTTTGATAGGAGATTTGAGAGTGAAGATGATCCCCTTTTCGTAAAGCTTAGAGCTTTGAATGGTGAGAGGAGTAGATTGGCTCAGAGCTTTGAGTACAATTATGGTGATTTTATCCCTATTTTGAGGCCTTTCTTGAGGGGCTACTTGAAGATTTGCAAGGAAGTTAAGGAGAAGAGGTTGCAGCTGTTCAAGGATTACTTTGTtgatgaaagaaa GAAGCTTGCAAACACCAAGAGCATGGACAGCAATGCTCTAAAATGTGCCATTGATCACATTCTTGATGCTCAACAGAAGGGAGAGATCAACGAGGATAACGTTCTCTACATTGTCGAGAACATCAATGTTGCTG CAATTGAAACAACATTGTGGTCAATTGAATGGGGTATCGCGGAGCTAGTCAACCACCCTCACATCCAACAGAAACTCCGTGAAGAGATCGACGCAGTTCTTGGACCAGGAGTGCAAGTGACTGAGCCAGACACCCAAAAGCTTCCGTACCTTCAGGCTGTGATCAAGGAGACTCTTAGACTCCGGATGGCAATTCCTCTTTTAGTCCCACACATGAACCTTCATGATGCAAAGCTTGCTGGATATGATATTCCAGCAGAGAGCAAAATCTTGGTTAACGCTTGGTGGTTGGCTAACAACCCCGCTCACTGGAAGAAACCGGAAGAGTTCAGGCCCGAGAGGTTCTTGGAAGAGGAGAAGCACGTCGATGCCAATGGCAATGACTTCAGATTCCTTCCATTCGGTGTTGGTAGGAGGAGTTGCCCCGGAATTATCCTAGCGCTGCCAATTCTCGGCATCACTTTGGGACGTTTGGTGCAGAATTTTGAGCTATTGCCACCTCCGGGGCAGTCAAAGCTCGACACCACGGAGAAAGGTGGACAGTTCAGTCTCCACATTTTGAAGCATTCCACCATTGTGATGAAACCAAGATCTTTCTGA